A single region of the Candidatus Zixiibacteriota bacterium genome encodes:
- a CDS encoding MmgE/PrpD family protein, with protein MGITQEIADFVARTRYRDLPAEVIRLAEGFILDGLGVALAGSTEKGARIIQAYVREMGGREEASILGHGWKAPAPMAALVNGVAGHAMDYDDTQLSTSREAVYGLLTHPTTPVLAAALALAEREKAGGRDLLLAYVLGVEVECRIADAINPRHYQSGFHSTATIGGLGAAAACARILGLGPEALARTLGIAASMAGGLRENFGTMTKPLHAGRAAENGAMAALLARAGHTAAPNILEAPRGFYNAMAGGYDAAKISGRLGRPYFLVEPGISIKPYPSGSLSHPAQDLILDLVKKHDLRPEDIASIEVGTNSNVPNALIYPMPKTALEGKFSIPFCMAIGVLERKAGIAQFRDAKVRNPKVVDLMRRVKLYVDEELEALGYDQVRSRVRVHLKDGTVIEGRYDVARGHPEKPMTWEELCEKFRDCARLVLPKPRIDEAIDAVTRLKSGGPIDPLLRAVAGGRERPRARPAQRRAQAWRPVRSR; from the coding sequence ATGGGGATCACGCAGGAGATAGCCGATTTCGTCGCCAGGACCAGGTACCGCGATCTCCCTGCGGAGGTCATCCGACTGGCGGAAGGCTTCATCCTGGACGGTCTGGGTGTGGCGCTGGCGGGTTCCACGGAAAAGGGGGCGCGCATCATCCAGGCGTACGTCCGCGAGATGGGCGGAAGAGAGGAGGCGAGCATCCTGGGGCACGGCTGGAAAGCTCCGGCCCCGATGGCCGCGCTGGTAAACGGTGTGGCGGGCCATGCGATGGATTACGACGACACCCAGCTCTCGACGTCCAGAGAAGCGGTTTACGGCCTGCTCACCCACCCGACGACGCCCGTTCTGGCGGCGGCCCTTGCGCTGGCCGAGCGGGAAAAGGCGGGAGGGCGGGACCTCCTGCTGGCATACGTTCTGGGAGTCGAGGTCGAGTGCCGGATCGCCGACGCGATCAACCCGCGCCACTATCAGTCGGGGTTTCACTCGACGGCGACCATCGGGGGCCTCGGGGCCGCGGCGGCGTGCGCCAGGATCCTCGGCTTGGGACCGGAGGCGCTCGCCCGGACTCTGGGAATCGCGGCGAGCATGGCCGGGGGGTTGCGGGAAAATTTCGGCACGATGACCAAGCCGCTCCATGCCGGACGCGCGGCCGAAAACGGCGCCATGGCGGCGCTGCTGGCACGCGCCGGCCACACCGCGGCGCCGAACATCCTCGAGGCTCCCAGGGGATTCTACAATGCCATGGCGGGCGGCTACGACGCCGCCAAGATCTCGGGAAGGCTCGGTCGTCCCTACTTCCTGGTCGAGCCGGGGATCTCGATCAAGCCCTATCCGTCGGGCTCGCTCTCGCACCCGGCCCAGGATCTGATCCTCGATCTCGTCAAGAAGCACGACCTTCGTCCCGAGGATATCGCTTCGATCGAGGTGGGAACCAACTCGAACGTTCCGAACGCGCTCATTTACCCGATGCCGAAGACCGCGCTCGAGGGGAAGTTCAGCATCCCGTTTTGCATGGCGATCGGGGTGCTGGAGCGCAAGGCCGGAATCGCGCAGTTCAGGGACGCCAAGGTCCGGAACCCGAAAGTCGTCGATCTCATGCGGCGGGTGAAACTCTATGTCGACGAGGAGCTGGAAGCGCTCGGCTACGATCAGGTTCGCTCGCGGGTGCGGGTTCATCTGAAGGACGGCACCGTCATCGAGGGCCGATACGATGTCGCCCGCGGACATCCCGAAAAACCGATGACATGGGAGGAGTTGTGCGAGAAGTTCCGCGACTGCGCGCGCCTGGTGCTGCCGAAGCCTCGCATCGATGAGGCGATCGACGCGGTCACGCGGCTGAAGTCCGGGGGCCCGATCGATCCGCTCCTGCGCGCCGTCGCCGGAGGGCGCGAGCGGCCCAGAGCACGGCCGGCGCAGAGGAGAGCTCAGGCATGGAGACCTGTTCGCAGCAGATAG
- a CDS encoding HesA/MoeB/ThiF family protein — protein MSLTAEQIERYSRQIMIPDLGGAAQIRLRRARVLVVGAGGLGSPAALYLAAAGIGGLGLVDSDRVELSNLQRQILHSTADIGRPKVESARERLRQLNPEVAVETYPLRLEADNAAEIFAGYDFIVDGSDNFATKFLVNDQAVALGKPFSHAGIVRLQGQTMTVIPGKSACYRCVFREPPPPAEIPGCQQAGILGAVAGTIGSIQAAEAIKVLAGIEEGLLTDRLLTFDARAMKFHAVEVRRDQSCSACGGLRPQL, from the coding sequence ATGAGCCTGACCGCCGAGCAGATCGAACGCTACAGCCGCCAGATCATGATTCCGGATCTCGGGGGCGCGGCGCAAATCCGCCTGCGCCGAGCCCGCGTGCTCGTGGTCGGCGCAGGGGGCCTCGGCTCCCCGGCCGCGCTCTACCTCGCCGCAGCCGGCATCGGAGGGCTCGGGCTGGTCGACAGCGACCGCGTCGAGCTGTCGAACCTCCAGCGGCAGATTCTCCACTCGACGGCGGACATCGGCCGGCCCAAGGTCGAGTCCGCACGGGAGCGCCTCCGGCAGCTCAATCCAGAAGTCGCGGTGGAGACTTATCCCCTGCGTCTCGAGGCCGACAATGCCGCGGAGATCTTCGCCGGCTACGACTTCATCGTCGACGGAAGCGACAACTTCGCCACCAAGTTCCTGGTCAACGATCAGGCGGTTGCCCTGGGAAAACCGTTCTCGCACGCGGGAATCGTGCGGCTCCAGGGCCAGACCATGACGGTCATTCCGGGAAAGAGCGCCTGCTACCGCTGTGTCTTCCGGGAGCCTCCTCCGCCGGCCGAGATTCCGGGGTGTCAGCAGGCCGGAATCCTGGGGGCGGTGGCCGGAACCATCGGCTCGATCCAGGCAGCCGAAGCCATCAAGGTGCTCGCCGGGATCGAGGAGGGCCTGCTCACCGACCGCTTGCTCACCTTCGACGCCAGGGCGATGAAGTTCCACGCCGTGGAGGTTCGGAGGGACCAGAGCTGCAGCGCCTGCGGAGGGCTGCGCCCGCAACTGTAA
- a CDS encoding ubiquitin-like small modifier protein 1, with product MAVRVRVPTPLRKFTHGADEVDAQGSTVKAIVEDLERKFPGIKERICDENGKIRRFVNVYVNGDDIRFLQNLETSLKEGDSISIVPAIAGGR from the coding sequence ATGGCAGTTAGAGTCCGCGTGCCCACGCCGCTTCGCAAATTCACGCACGGCGCGGACGAGGTCGATGCTCAGGGGAGCACGGTCAAGGCGATCGTCGAGGACCTGGAAAGGAAGTTTCCGGGAATCAAGGAGCGGATCTGCGACGAGAACGGGAAGATCCGGCGCTTCGTGAACGTCTACGTCAACGGCGACGACATCCGTTTCCTGCAAAACCTCGAGACCTCTCTCAAGGAAGGGGACAGCATCTCCATCGTCCCCGCCATCGCGGGCGGCCGCTGA